The following proteins come from a genomic window of Aequorivita marisscotiae:
- a CDS encoding tetratricopeptide repeat protein yields the protein MKMYGLTIICFMLFQTSLSQELEVGDSLIKKGIFYLEVGDHEKSLKILDEALLLASENGWTKVKFLALNNIGVNYYNLLNYGDALEFYSRAYKIALAQLDFNYEMIVLNNIALLYLSDGEYTKAAEYEERAFKIASDRKNKKKVALYGTNLGLIYNKLGKLKQARKLLDSIENINIDDTTIKMVAKIGLAEIYFLEGNFISSIDYLKMLLKTIGEGEGFKAEKNSIYILLLKNYFNLQKYPYSIQYAELAVATERLREYEWVLSND from the coding sequence ATGAAAATGTATGGATTAACAATTATATGTTTTATGTTGTTTCAAACATCTCTGTCCCAAGAATTAGAAGTTGGTGATTCCTTGATAAAAAAAGGAATCTTTTATCTTGAAGTGGGGGATCACGAAAAATCACTGAAAATATTGGATGAAGCGCTTTTGTTAGCAAGTGAAAATGGGTGGACAAAGGTGAAATTTCTTGCTTTGAATAATATTGGAGTTAACTACTATAATTTATTGAATTATGGGGATGCACTGGAATTTTATTCGCGGGCATATAAAATAGCTTTAGCGCAGTTGGATTTCAATTATGAAATGATTGTGCTTAACAATATAGCCTTGCTTTATTTGAGCGATGGAGAATATACAAAAGCCGCCGAATATGAAGAACGGGCCTTTAAGATTGCATCTGATAGGAAGAATAAAAAGAAAGTTGCACTATATGGAACAAATTTGGGCCTTATCTATAACAAACTCGGAAAGCTTAAGCAAGCGCGAAAGTTGTTGGACTCTATAGAGAATATAAATATTGACGATACTACAATAAAAATGGTAGCAAAAATCGGCTTGGCGGAGATTTATTTCTTAGAAGGAAATTTTATTTCTTCGATTGATTATTTGAAAATGTTACTTAAAACTATTGGAGAAGGGGAAGGTTTTAAAGCGGAAAAAAATTCCATTTATATCCTACTATTAAAGAACTATTTCAACCTCCAAAAATATCCTTATTCTATACAATATGCTGAATTGGCCGTAGCTACCGAGAGATTACGAGAGTATGAGTGGGTATTATCGAATGATTAA
- a CDS encoding type I restriction-modification system subunit M has protein sequence MTNQELKKLNENLWSAATKMRADSDLKLNEIDTPLLGLIFLKFADNKYSLIESEIEAELKAQEDSRRQRPVHEIAIEKCGFYLPRKARYNYLLNLPEEEDIAKAIKEAMDEIESYKPELKDVLPQDEYFALSRIDSSLLKTLLKNFSDIPVTASGDIFGKIYEFFLGKFAMSEGQGGGEFYTPTSVVKYMVEVLEPYEGTVFDPACGSGGMFVQCSNFVDRRKNGQASGGEKNLFVYGAEKTLATVKLAKMNIVVNGLRGDIKQANAYYEDAHDSFGRFDYVMANPPFNVKDVNYDRIKDDKRFNTYGIPQNKSAKAKKTKDGDVNFVPNGNYLWINLFATSLKPNGKAALVMANSASDARHSERDIRETLVKKGLISQMVTMSSNMFSTVTLPASLWFFDKSKEVLDFETEKENIKILFIDARNVYRQVDRAHREFTQEQIWNLGVISRLYEGQENRFIELVDLYLKNVNDLLPNCLSSFQTVIDSYNTFFSSFKKWFESKEFSKEEALHDEFEGLLDFFTSEGLPKNHFVQQYERVFTALNTYFEKGLSTNKLQSEVELVLKDFEEEKRTVKKAIEKAFRALEKNYKIADKDFKEKDDKLWKKIENFRNLTTSLERFIEHTNERINSEPVFTEDTEGKSAIYFIKQIQWLQERFPEGKYEDVIGLCKVANYEEVKEQDFSLNTGRYVGVVIEEDGMTEEEFVEEMIRLNTELNVESVTSLELLSTINKNLDNLTDAYEV, from the coding sequence ATGACAAATCAAGAGCTTAAAAAACTGAATGAGAATTTATGGAGTGCTGCAACAAAAATGCGTGCAGATTCAGATTTAAAACTCAATGAGATAGATACTCCTCTCCTAGGACTGATTTTCTTAAAGTTTGCAGACAATAAATACTCTCTTATTGAGAGTGAAATAGAAGCAGAACTAAAAGCTCAAGAGGATAGTAGACGGCAACGGCCCGTTCACGAAATAGCAATAGAAAAGTGTGGTTTTTACCTTCCTAGAAAAGCACGGTACAACTATCTATTAAACTTGCCTGAAGAAGAAGACATTGCCAAAGCAATAAAAGAGGCAATGGATGAGATTGAAAGTTATAAACCAGAGCTTAAAGATGTCCTTCCGCAAGATGAATATTTTGCTCTTTCTAGAATTGACAGTTCCTTATTAAAAACACTGCTTAAAAACTTTTCTGACATTCCCGTTACTGCATCTGGAGATATATTTGGAAAAATCTATGAGTTTTTCTTGGGCAAGTTTGCAATGTCTGAGGGACAGGGCGGCGGTGAATTTTACACACCCACTTCGGTAGTAAAATATATGGTTGAGGTGTTAGAGCCTTATGAGGGAACAGTGTTTGATCCGGCGTGTGGTTCTGGGGGAATGTTTGTGCAATGCTCTAATTTTGTGGATAGAAGAAAAAACGGCCAAGCAAGTGGAGGAGAGAAGAACCTGTTTGTATATGGCGCAGAAAAGACTTTAGCAACTGTTAAGCTCGCTAAAATGAATATCGTAGTTAATGGTTTGCGGGGTGATATAAAGCAAGCCAACGCCTACTATGAAGATGCCCACGACTCTTTTGGAAGGTTTGATTACGTAATGGCCAATCCTCCATTTAATGTGAAGGATGTAAACTATGATCGAATTAAGGATGATAAGCGGTTTAATACTTACGGCATACCACAAAATAAATCGGCCAAAGCAAAGAAAACCAAGGATGGGGACGTAAACTTTGTGCCTAACGGAAATTATCTCTGGATAAATCTTTTTGCTACTTCTTTAAAGCCAAACGGAAAAGCTGCTTTGGTTATGGCAAATTCGGCTTCTGATGCCAGACATTCGGAAAGAGATATTAGAGAGACTTTGGTTAAAAAGGGGTTGATTTCCCAAATGGTTACAATGTCATCTAATATGTTTTCTACTGTTACACTTCCAGCTTCATTGTGGTTTTTTGACAAATCCAAGGAGGTATTGGATTTCGAAACTGAAAAAGAAAATATCAAAATCCTTTTTATCGATGCTCGCAATGTTTACCGGCAAGTAGACAGAGCACATAGGGAATTTACTCAAGAGCAAATCTGGAATTTAGGGGTTATCAGTCGCTTATATGAAGGCCAAGAAAACAGATTTATTGAACTTGTTGATTTGTACTTGAAAAATGTCAATGATCTTTTACCAAACTGCTTGAGCAGTTTTCAAACTGTTATTGATTCTTATAACACATTTTTTAGTTCATTTAAGAAGTGGTTTGAAAGCAAGGAGTTTAGTAAGGAGGAAGCTCTTCACGATGAATTTGAAGGACTGTTGGATTTTTTCACTTCAGAAGGATTACCTAAAAATCATTTTGTTCAACAATACGAAAGGGTATTTACAGCTCTTAATACTTATTTTGAAAAAGGATTGTCAACTAACAAATTACAGAGCGAGGTTGAGTTAGTTTTGAAAGATTTTGAAGAAGAAAAACGCACTGTAAAAAAAGCAATTGAAAAGGCATTTCGAGCTTTAGAGAAAAATTATAAAATTGCAGATAAGGATTTTAAAGAGAAAGATGATAAACTCTGGAAAAAGATTGAAAACTTTAGAAACCTCACTACCAGCTTAGAAAGGTTTATTGAGCACACGAACGAGCGTATAAATTCAGAACCCGTTTTTACAGAAGACACGGAAGGTAAGTCTGCTATTTATTTTATCAAACAAATCCAATGGTTGCAAGAACGTTTTCCAGAGGGGAAATATGAAGATGTAATTGGGCTTTGTAAGGTCGCAAATTATGAAGAAGTTAAAGAACAGGATTTCTCTCTTAATACTGGTCGTTATGTAGGAGTAGTTATTGAAGAGGATGGGATGACAGAGGAAGAGTTTGTTGAAGAAATGATTCGACTGAACACTGAACTCAATGTGGAAAGTGTAACTTCCTTAGAGTTGTTAAGTACGATAAATAAAAACCTGGATAATTTAACTGATGCTTATGAGGTATAA
- a CDS encoding restriction endonuclease subunit S: MRYNDQFKKLDDVGFIGRGKSKHRPRNDESLYGGNYPFVQTGDVRKAEYYLTEYSQTYNDKGLAQSKLWNEGTLCITIAANIAETAVLGIKACFPDSIIGFIPDEEKADVRFIKYCLETYKIQMQSISQGATQDNLSLEKLRSINFSIPELKIQQDIAEVLYSYDKLIENNTKRISIHEQMAEQLYKEWFVRMRFPGYEKAKFVKGIPEGWFLKKAKSIFNINIGKTPPRSQPKWFTNNGQGTKWVSISDLSKSSLFVYSTNEEITSEGVARLNMRKAKRNTVILSFKLSVGKVAITACDMVTNEAIAHFNKSKDYGYVNKEYTYLYLKNFAYAELGNTSSIGIALNSKIIKDMPFVIPARELLEDFERIVLPLFNNIDQLNLQNNNLRKTRDLLLPRLISGKLQINTESKKLNQEANT, translated from the coding sequence ATGAGGTATAATGACCAATTTAAAAAGTTAGATGATGTTGGATTTATAGGGAGAGGAAAATCCAAACACCGACCTAGGAATGATGAGAGTTTGTATGGCGGGAATTATCCATTTGTTCAAACTGGTGATGTTAGAAAAGCGGAATACTATTTAACAGAATACTCCCAGACTTATAACGATAAAGGACTTGCCCAGAGTAAATTATGGAACGAGGGTACCCTTTGTATCACTATAGCAGCTAATATAGCTGAAACAGCTGTGTTAGGAATAAAAGCCTGTTTTCCAGATAGTATAATTGGTTTTATTCCAGATGAAGAGAAAGCAGATGTAAGGTTTATAAAATACTGTCTTGAAACGTATAAGATTCAAATGCAATCTATCTCGCAAGGTGCTACACAGGACAATTTAAGCCTTGAAAAACTTCGCTCTATTAATTTTTCAATTCCAGAGCTTAAAATACAGCAGGACATTGCCGAAGTTCTATATTCTTATGATAAACTAATTGAAAATAACACCAAACGCATATCCATTCACGAACAAATGGCAGAGCAGCTTTATAAAGAATGGTTTGTTAGAATGCGTTTTCCTGGTTATGAAAAAGCAAAGTTTGTTAAGGGGATTCCTGAAGGATGGTTTTTGAAGAAAGCAAAAAGTATTTTCAATATAAATATAGGTAAAACACCACCTAGAAGTCAACCTAAATGGTTTACTAATAATGGTCAAGGGACTAAATGGGTTTCCATTAGTGATCTTAGTAAATCATCGTTATTTGTGTATTCAACTAATGAAGAAATTACAAGTGAAGGTGTTGCGAGACTCAATATGAGAAAAGCAAAGAGGAATACTGTTATTTTAAGCTTTAAGCTTTCTGTTGGAAAGGTTGCTATAACTGCGTGTGATATGGTTACCAATGAGGCTATAGCACATTTTAATAAATCGAAAGACTATGGTTATGTCAATAAGGAATACACCTATTTGTATCTTAAAAATTTCGCCTATGCTGAATTAGGAAACACTTCTTCCATAGGAATTGCGTTGAACTCAAAGATTATTAAAGATATGCCCTTTGTAATTCCAGCAAGAGAATTGTTAGAGGATTTTGAAAGAATTGTATTGCCGTTATTTAATAATATCGATCAACTCAATTTGCAAAACAACAATCTTCGAAAAACAAGAGATCTATTGCTTCCGCGTTTAATCAGTGGCAAACTTCAAATTAATACCGAAAGTAAAAAGTTAAACCAAGAAGCAAATACCTAA
- a CDS encoding type I restriction endonuclease subunit R, whose translation MRNFLSEDDIEIAVMQTLGNQDSPWRQLNCYTANAEDLNDRSNRSDKSEVVFRDILLDRLRYLNKGIPEEGIQQALSVLTSGKRAMSLINANIEIYNYIRNGIQVTFDNATGKEEKVTLRVIDFNKSSENDFLAVQQLWIKGELGYRRPDVILYINGLPLVLIELKNNNVSIKNAYSDNLTNYKKELPQLFWYNAITILSNGKETRLGSYTAPWGHFGEWLRKEDEKERPDKKSIAQSGVSLKYTVNGLCTHSNLLDYIESFIMYFNSAYKICAKNHQFLGVNKVIDSFTEREERDGKLGVFWHTQGSGKSYSMVFFTRKVFRKFTGNFTFLVITDRKDLNTQIYRNFVDMGACKEADTSLPNNSTELRDVLKTNKKYIFTLIHKFRYDKGKEYPLISDRNDIVVIVDEAHRTQYASLAENMRIGLPNAQFIAFTGTPLLGKERKTNAWFGEYVSEYNFAQAISDGATVPLYYDKRLPEVHIVNDDLDEDLAEILEDENLDEQQQQKLENKFSKEMEVIKRDDRLETIAHDIAYHFPRRGYLGKGMVICVDKFTAVRMYDKVDKHIKEQLKRLRKEHKDALSNEMKQELRKVIDFLNRLEMAVVISEDANENEVFDDKGLNIQFHRDKLNSLDEHQNSVEDNFKNENHPLQLVFVCAMWLTGFDAPTVSTLYLDKPMRNHTLMQTIARANRVAPPMNGVEKRNGLVVDYYNVFRNIKRALVDYGNGEDADGDQNPEGEDPVQDFAQLYVLLDETIALCESFCLSQGINLRTIVEIGETFSKLELFDDFANILLGNDDLRKEFNVYDNTIVGLYEACRPDILKYRAKYAIVEVIHYLRGVIDSHIGFANIERAEDRISELLDQSVLISEEAKGLYPSNEEGAKYQIKAYKKELNLSTLNFEKLREEFPKTKHKNIEIADLKSFLESKLFAMLDDNVTRIPFAERFQAIIERYNAGGRMTEDYFEDLMNFAEDLRAEEERAIRMELSESELELFDLIQKKKLTKKEEQDVKNAARQLLKRLKEEKPSVLIQDWYKDTVTQLRVKSAIEELLDTDLPKSYDRKDFSNVCNRVYNHVFLQASKGKGWVAA comes from the coding sequence ATGAGAAATTTTTTATCTGAAGATGACATAGAAATTGCAGTAATGCAAACATTGGGAAATCAAGATTCGCCTTGGCGCCAGCTTAATTGCTATACTGCCAATGCGGAAGATCTTAATGATAGGTCCAATCGATCAGATAAAAGTGAGGTGGTTTTTAGGGATATACTATTGGACCGCTTACGCTATCTTAATAAAGGTATTCCGGAAGAAGGCATCCAACAAGCTCTGTCTGTGCTCACAAGCGGGAAACGGGCGATGAGTTTGATTAATGCGAATATTGAAATATACAACTACATACGAAACGGGATTCAAGTAACTTTCGATAATGCCACGGGAAAAGAGGAGAAGGTCACATTAAGAGTAATCGATTTCAACAAATCTTCAGAAAACGATTTCTTGGCTGTACAGCAACTTTGGATAAAAGGAGAGTTAGGATACAGAAGACCAGATGTTATTCTATATATCAACGGTCTGCCTTTGGTTCTTATAGAGCTTAAAAACAATAATGTTTCTATTAAAAATGCCTATTCAGATAACCTTACCAATTATAAAAAAGAGTTGCCACAACTTTTTTGGTACAATGCGATCACGATATTATCTAATGGAAAAGAAACCCGGCTAGGATCTTACACAGCTCCTTGGGGGCATTTTGGCGAATGGTTACGGAAAGAAGATGAGAAGGAGCGCCCAGACAAGAAGAGTATAGCTCAGAGCGGTGTAAGTTTAAAATACACGGTAAACGGATTGTGTACCCATTCAAACCTTTTGGATTACATAGAAAGTTTTATAATGTATTTTAATTCAGCCTATAAAATTTGTGCTAAAAACCACCAATTTTTAGGGGTGAATAAGGTGATAGATTCTTTTACCGAAAGGGAAGAGCGGGATGGGAAATTAGGCGTTTTCTGGCATACACAAGGAAGTGGAAAATCTTATTCGATGGTTTTCTTTACCCGTAAGGTGTTTCGGAAATTCACAGGGAATTTCACGTTTTTGGTTATTACCGATCGCAAGGATCTAAACACTCAGATTTACAGAAATTTTGTTGATATGGGAGCGTGTAAAGAAGCAGATACTTCCTTGCCAAATAATAGCACCGAATTACGTGACGTATTAAAAACGAATAAGAAATATATTTTCACTCTAATCCATAAGTTCAGATATGACAAGGGAAAAGAATATCCCTTAATATCTGATAGGAATGATATAGTAGTTATTGTAGATGAAGCTCACCGCACTCAATACGCTTCATTGGCGGAGAATATGCGAATAGGATTGCCCAATGCTCAATTTATCGCTTTTACAGGTACGCCTTTATTAGGAAAAGAACGGAAAACAAACGCTTGGTTTGGGGAATATGTTTCCGAATACAATTTTGCCCAGGCTATTAGTGATGGAGCCACGGTACCTCTATACTATGATAAGAGACTACCGGAAGTGCATATAGTGAATGACGATCTCGACGAAGATTTGGCGGAAATATTGGAGGACGAAAACCTGGATGAGCAACAACAACAAAAACTTGAAAATAAGTTCTCTAAAGAGATGGAGGTCATTAAGAGAGATGACCGTTTAGAAACTATTGCTCACGATATTGCCTATCATTTTCCGAGAAGAGGGTATTTAGGGAAAGGAATGGTGATTTGTGTAGATAAGTTTACTGCTGTTAGAATGTATGACAAAGTGGACAAGCATATCAAGGAACAGTTAAAAAGACTTAGAAAAGAGCATAAGGATGCTTTATCCAATGAAATGAAACAGGAACTAAGGAAGGTAATCGACTTCTTGAATAGACTTGAAATGGCGGTGGTTATCAGTGAAGATGCAAATGAGAATGAAGTCTTTGATGATAAAGGATTGAATATTCAGTTTCATAGGGACAAATTAAATTCTCTAGACGAGCACCAAAACAGTGTAGAGGACAATTTTAAAAATGAAAATCATCCATTACAATTAGTTTTTGTGTGCGCAATGTGGCTAACTGGATTTGATGCACCCACTGTTTCGACACTTTACTTGGATAAACCAATGCGGAACCATACGCTTATGCAAACCATAGCACGAGCGAATCGAGTAGCGCCACCGATGAATGGAGTAGAGAAGCGAAATGGGTTGGTAGTGGACTATTACAACGTATTTCGGAATATAAAAAGGGCACTTGTTGATTACGGAAATGGAGAGGATGCAGATGGGGACCAAAATCCAGAAGGAGAGGATCCTGTACAGGATTTCGCACAGCTTTATGTATTGTTAGATGAAACCATAGCACTATGTGAAAGCTTTTGTTTGTCGCAAGGCATAAATTTGCGAACCATTGTTGAGATCGGAGAGACATTCTCTAAATTAGAATTGTTTGATGACTTCGCGAATATTTTGTTGGGCAATGATGATTTAAGAAAGGAGTTCAATGTTTATGACAATACGATTGTAGGGCTTTATGAGGCCTGCCGACCAGACATTTTGAAATATCGCGCAAAATATGCTATTGTTGAGGTGATTCATTATTTGCGAGGCGTTATAGATTCCCATATTGGCTTTGCCAATATTGAAAGAGCTGAGGATAGGATTTCCGAGCTTTTGGATCAAAGTGTATTAATAAGCGAAGAAGCTAAAGGTTTGTATCCCTCAAATGAAGAAGGTGCAAAGTATCAAATCAAAGCTTATAAAAAGGAACTCAATTTATCGACGCTCAATTTTGAGAAGTTAAGAGAGGAGTTTCCAAAGACAAAACACAAGAATATTGAAATTGCAGATTTAAAGTCATTTTTAGAGAGTAAGCTTTTTGCTATGCTTGATGATAATGTAACTCGTATTCCTTTTGCGGAACGATTTCAAGCCATTATTGAACGATACAATGCAGGCGGTAGAATGACTGAGGATTATTTTGAAGACTTGATGAATTTCGCGGAGGATCTTAGAGCTGAAGAGGAAAGGGCTATTCGAATGGAACTCAGCGAGAGTGAATTGGAACTTTTTGATCTAATTCAGAAAAAGAAGTTGACTAAGAAGGAGGAGCAGGATGTCAAGAATGCCGCAAGGCAACTATTAAAGCGCTTGAAAGAAGAAAAACCTTCAGTGCTCATTCAAGACTGGTATAAGGATACGGTAACGCAGTTGAGGGTTAAAAGTGCTATAGAGGAACTTTTGGATACGGACTTGCCTAAGAGCTATGATAGAAAAGATTTTTCTAATGTTTGTAACAGGGTTTATAATCACGTTTTTTTACAAGCTTCGAAAGGGAAGGGATGGGTAGCGGCTTAG
- a CDS encoding ImmA/IrrE family metallo-endopeptidase, whose translation MNQKGSNKAKEILDLIGCEDISDISMEDLMSGFDIIYKEEDLHNSDGKIVRGNFRTLIKVNKSLISEQRKRFVAAHELGHHFLHKKLELHNDNAKTLNWFNIEKQAQKGVQEYEANDFASELLMPENAFRKYIINKPFSPQLIKDISTRFKTSITSVIFRLLTLDIVPVFVVFISNGKIHYWRKSNDLKVWIPDITKLPPPENSVAMEYLEADYDFIYKGAEKAQLISKSTWFKLNDWEDDIDFYEYCIPTKQYKTIISLIWEA comes from the coding sequence GTGAATCAGAAGGGAAGTAATAAAGCCAAAGAAATCCTGGATTTAATCGGTTGTGAGGATATAAGCGATATTTCAATGGAAGATTTAATGAGTGGTTTTGACATAATCTACAAGGAAGAAGACCTACATAATTCTGATGGCAAAATTGTAAGAGGAAATTTCAGAACTTTAATAAAGGTCAATAAATCTCTTATAAGTGAGCAACGAAAAAGATTTGTGGCTGCTCACGAATTAGGTCACCATTTCTTACATAAAAAACTAGAGTTACATAACGATAATGCAAAGACCCTTAATTGGTTCAATATTGAAAAACAAGCTCAAAAAGGAGTCCAAGAGTATGAAGCAAATGACTTTGCTAGTGAGCTATTAATGCCGGAAAACGCATTTCGAAAGTATATTATCAATAAACCCTTTAGTCCACAATTAATAAAAGATATTAGCACCAGATTTAAAACAAGTATAACCTCTGTTATTTTCAGGCTTTTAACTCTAGATATTGTACCAGTTTTTGTGGTATTTATTTCTAATGGCAAAATTCACTATTGGCGAAAATCAAATGATTTAAAAGTTTGGATACCCGATATAACAAAACTTCCACCACCCGAAAACTCTGTAGCTATGGAGTATCTAGAAGCCGATTATGACTTTATATACAAGGGGGCTGAAAAAGCACAGTTAATAAGTAAATCCACTTGGTTTAAACTTAACGATTGGGAAGATGATATTGATTTTTATGAGTACTGTATTCCTACAAAGCAGTATAAAACAATAATAAGCCTAATTTGGGAAGCATAG
- a CDS encoding sigma-70 family RNA polymerase sigma factor, translating into MAIATTSQILETLENLDLKDLLDKMEDYVRGRFYDKTDQNKNGLQFQDFCQTVLMKACDGTRKWDMGKGSFENFIFGTLRSDLNYFFKKGKVRPDDDDNEEDDSEYSEESYITDVYYSEDIEQGVIDKSFDKIDDDTNIQRWISSLKEQGSDNLEIEVFECWTAGIKTPKEVAEYMSLPIKEINNIYKRLRRKTIKLDTQWISLKKQ; encoded by the coding sequence ATGGCCATCGCAACAACTTCTCAAATACTAGAAACTCTTGAAAATCTTGATCTAAAAGATCTTTTAGATAAGATGGAGGATTACGTTCGTGGAAGGTTTTATGATAAGACTGATCAAAATAAAAACGGTCTACAATTCCAAGATTTCTGTCAAACTGTTTTAATGAAAGCGTGTGATGGAACTCGAAAATGGGATATGGGAAAGGGTTCATTTGAAAATTTTATATTCGGAACCTTAAGAAGTGATCTGAATTATTTTTTCAAAAAAGGTAAGGTTAGACCGGATGATGACGACAATGAGGAAGATGATTCTGAATATTCGGAAGAAAGCTATATAACAGACGTTTATTATTCCGAGGATATAGAGCAAGGTGTTATCGATAAAAGCTTTGACAAAATTGATGACGACACTAATATTCAAAGGTGGATATCTTCACTGAAAGAGCAAGGTTCGGACAATTTGGAGATAGAAGTTTTCGAATGTTGGACTGCCGGTATTAAAACCCCCAAAGAGGTAGCGGAATATATGAGTCTACCCATAAAAGAAATCAACAATATCTATAAAAGATTGAGAAGAAAAACAATTAAACTAGATACACAATGGATAAGCTTAAAAAAACAATAA
- a CDS encoding lecithin retinol acyltransferase family protein, with protein MMITFQNSPSLFAGDVLVAKKRKGLGRILNHYIVYVGFNTFVGNLFDGVKILSDQELMELLQGYEPVSVRRFMDSYHQRNEAVNRAYSKLGERYSLLNFNCEHFANWVQFGKCESGQVKTGFALLGSIILLKLISSDE; from the coding sequence ATGATGATTACATTTCAAAATTCACCATCCCTATTTGCTGGTGACGTGCTAGTAGCGAAAAAACGAAAAGGGTTGGGCAGAATTCTTAACCATTATATCGTTTATGTTGGGTTCAACACTTTTGTGGGAAACCTATTTGATGGCGTTAAGATTTTGTCTGATCAAGAGCTAATGGAATTATTACAGGGATACGAACCAGTCAGTGTTCGAAGGTTTATGGATTCGTACCATCAGCGAAACGAAGCTGTAAATAGAGCATACTCAAAATTGGGAGAACGATATAGTCTTTTAAATTTCAACTGTGAACATTTTGCAAATTGGGTGCAGTTTGGAAAATGTGAAAGTGGTCAAGTGAAAACTGGATTTGCTCTTCTGGGAAGTATAATTTTATTGAAATTAATTTCTTCTGATGAGTAA